In the genome of Hymenobacter taeanensis, one region contains:
- the atpD gene encoding F0F1 ATP synthase subunit beta, giving the protein MANTGKITQVIGPVVDVSFAGEGSKLPNILDALQVTKDNGQVVILECQQHLGEDRVRTIAMDSTEGLTRGAIVSDLGAPISMPTGDSIKGRLFNVIGYAIDGIPQPNSTTRLPIHRQAPAFEELATSSEVFFTGIKVIDLLAPYVKGGKIGLFGGAGVGKTVLIQELINNVAKAYSGLSVFAGVGERTREGNDLLREFIEANIIRYGEEFKHSMEEGGWDLSKVDQAELEQSQATLVFGQMNEPPGARARVALSGLTIAESFRDGDGTGAGRDILFFIDNIFRFTQAGSEVSALLGRMPSAVGYQPTLATEMGAMQERITSTKRGSITSVQAVYVPADDLTDPAPANTFAHLDATTVLSRKIAELGIYPAVDPLDSTSRILDAAVLGDEHYNTAQRVKEILQRYKELQDIIAILGMDELSEEDKQVVSRARRVQRFLSQPFFVAEQFTGLKGVLVDIKDTIKGFNEIIDGKYDHLPEAAFNLVGNIEDAVAKGERLMAEAK; this is encoded by the coding sequence ATGGCGAATACCGGCAAAATCACCCAGGTTATTGGTCCCGTCGTGGACGTAAGCTTCGCGGGTGAAGGCTCTAAGCTTCCCAACATCCTCGACGCCCTCCAAGTCACGAAAGACAACGGCCAGGTGGTGATACTGGAATGCCAGCAACACCTAGGCGAAGACCGTGTGCGTACCATCGCCATGGACTCGACGGAAGGTCTGACCCGCGGCGCTATCGTTAGCGACCTAGGCGCCCCCATTTCCATGCCCACCGGCGACAGCATCAAGGGCCGTCTGTTCAACGTAATCGGTTATGCCATTGATGGCATTCCGCAGCCGAACAGCACTACCCGTCTGCCTATCCACCGTCAGGCTCCTGCTTTTGAAGAACTCGCTACTTCCTCGGAAGTGTTCTTCACCGGCATCAAAGTAATTGACTTGCTTGCTCCTTATGTAAAGGGCGGTAAAATTGGTTTGTTCGGTGGTGCCGGTGTAGGCAAAACCGTACTGATCCAGGAACTCATCAACAACGTAGCCAAGGCCTACTCGGGTCTGTCGGTGTTTGCTGGCGTAGGCGAGCGTACCCGTGAAGGCAACGACTTGCTGCGTGAATTCATCGAGGCCAACATCATTCGCTACGGCGAGGAGTTCAAGCACTCGATGGAAGAAGGTGGCTGGGACCTCTCAAAAGTTGATCAGGCTGAGCTGGAACAGTCGCAGGCTACCCTCGTGTTCGGTCAGATGAACGAGCCCCCCGGAGCCCGTGCTCGCGTGGCCCTGTCGGGTCTGACGATTGCCGAGAGCTTCCGCGACGGTGATGGCACCGGCGCTGGCCGCGACATCCTGTTCTTCATCGATAACATCTTCCGCTTTACCCAGGCGGGTTCAGAAGTATCGGCTCTGCTGGGCCGTATGCCTTCGGCCGTAGGTTACCAGCCCACGCTGGCTACTGAAATGGGTGCCATGCAGGAGCGTATTACCTCTACCAAGCGTGGTTCTATCACCTCGGTACAGGCGGTATATGTACCTGCCGATGACTTGACTGACCCGGCTCCGGCTAACACCTTCGCTCACTTGGATGCCACCACGGTGTTGAGCCGCAAAATCGCCGAGCTAGGTATCTACCCCGCCGTTGACCCGCTGGACTCAACCTCTCGCATTCTGGACGCCGCCGTTCTCGGCGACGAGCACTACAACACCGCTCAGCGCGTAAAGGAGATTCTGCAGCGCTACAAAGAGCTGCAGGACATCATCGCCATCCTGGGGATGGACGAACTCTCCGAAGAGGACAAGCAGGTAGTAAGCCGCGCCCGCCGGGTACAGCGCTTCCTGTCGCAGCCCTTCTTCGTGGCTGAGCAGTTCACCGGCTTGAAAGGTGTACTGGTTGACATCAAAGACACCATCAAAGGCTTCAACGAAATCATCGACGGCAAGTACGACCACCTGCCCGAGGCTGCTTTCAACTTGGTAGGCAATATCGAAGATGCCGTAGCCAAGGGTGAGCGACTGATGGCGGAAGCCAAGTAA
- the ispE gene encoding 4-(cytidine 5'-diphospho)-2-C-methyl-D-erythritol kinase: protein MLVFPNAKLNLGLYITGQRPDGFRNLESVFVPLPWSDALEVLPATETSLALTGIPIPGEPDTNLCLRAYELLNADFNLPPVQIHLHKLVPIGAGLGGGSGDAAFALRALNELFKLELSTEALQAYARRLGSDCAFFIRNQPVFAYEKGDVFEDIALDLTGVACKVVYPGLHISTAEAYSRVMARPPRHELRAALAQPPETWRETVSNDFEDALTPFYPVLGEIKQALYAAGAAYASLSGSGSAVYGLFPGLEVPPQVAFPAEYTVWNGRL from the coding sequence ATGCTCGTTTTCCCCAATGCCAAGCTTAACCTGGGCCTCTACATCACGGGGCAGCGCCCCGATGGCTTCCGCAACCTTGAATCGGTGTTTGTGCCGCTGCCCTGGTCTGATGCGCTGGAGGTGCTGCCAGCCACTGAAACCAGTCTTGCGCTTACGGGCATCCCAATTCCCGGTGAGCCGGATACCAACCTGTGCCTACGGGCATACGAGCTGCTGAATGCGGATTTCAACCTGCCGCCGGTGCAGATACATCTGCACAAGTTGGTGCCTATTGGAGCCGGCCTGGGCGGTGGCTCCGGCGACGCCGCGTTTGCCCTGCGCGCCCTCAACGAGCTATTCAAGCTAGAACTGTCCACAGAAGCATTACAGGCCTATGCCCGCCGCTTGGGCTCTGACTGTGCGTTCTTCATTCGCAACCAACCCGTGTTTGCCTACGAGAAGGGCGACGTGTTCGAGGATATTGCGTTGGACCTGACCGGCGTGGCTTGCAAAGTGGTGTACCCTGGCCTGCACATCAGCACAGCCGAGGCCTACAGCCGCGTAATGGCCCGCCCGCCCCGCCACGAATTGCGGGCGGCGCTGGCGCAACCACCAGAGACCTGGCGTGAAACCGTCAGCAATGACTTTGAGGACGCCCTGACGCCCTTCTATCCGGTACTAGGGGAAATTAAGCAGGCACTTTACGCGGCAGGAGCAGCTTACGCCAGCCTCTCGGGTTCCGGCTCGGCGGTGTATGGGCTGTTCCCCGGCCTGGAAGTGCCGCCGCAAGTAGCTTTCCCCGCAGAATACACGGTATGGAATGGCCGGCTGTGA
- a CDS encoding DMT family transporter encodes MLKDYLRLHFIVLLWGFTAILGKLISVPPVELVFWRTLLASVGLAVLLLARKQPWQIPAGEAVRLLGVGVLVAAHWITFFLAARLSSVSVCLAGMATLALWTSFLEPLLLWRRIRLYEVGLGLLTMVGLYLVSQAEFDQMAGLLVAILSAGLSALFSVLNVKLVKRHAPLRLTFYEMSGACLSIALFFPVYGRYFTNGTGLQLALHGFDWLWLLVLAGGCTVYAFSTSVELMRRLSAFVINLTINLEPVYGILLAVLIFGSQEKMSIGFYMGTLVILFSVLIHPVIERWNKPRQRQPEPVEAVI; translated from the coding sequence ATGCTCAAAGACTACCTTCGTCTGCATTTCATTGTACTGCTTTGGGGCTTTACGGCCATTCTGGGCAAGCTTATTTCGGTGCCGCCGGTGGAGCTGGTTTTCTGGCGCACTCTGCTGGCCTCAGTAGGCCTAGCCGTGCTGCTGTTGGCCCGCAAGCAGCCGTGGCAGATACCGGCTGGTGAGGCCGTGCGCCTGTTAGGAGTTGGCGTGTTGGTGGCGGCGCACTGGATTACCTTTTTCCTGGCAGCCCGGCTTTCCTCGGTAAGCGTGTGCCTCGCGGGCATGGCTACCCTAGCCCTCTGGACGTCGTTCCTGGAGCCATTACTGCTCTGGCGTCGCATCCGGCTGTATGAAGTAGGCCTGGGCCTGCTTACCATGGTAGGCCTGTACCTGGTGTCGCAGGCCGAGTTTGACCAGATGGCGGGTTTGCTGGTAGCTATTTTATCGGCGGGCCTGTCGGCGCTCTTTAGTGTGCTGAACGTGAAACTGGTGAAGCGCCACGCCCCGCTCCGGCTTACGTTTTATGAGATGAGCGGCGCCTGCCTCAGCATTGCGCTGTTCTTTCCGGTGTACGGCCGTTATTTCACTAATGGCACTGGCCTACAGCTGGCGTTGCACGGCTTCGATTGGCTGTGGCTGCTGGTGCTGGCTGGGGGTTGTACGGTGTACGCCTTCTCCACATCAGTTGAGTTGATGAGGCGTCTATCCGCATTCGTCATCAACCTAACCATCAACTTAGAGCCTGTGTACGGCATTCTGCTGGCCGTCCTGATCTTCGGTTCGCAGGAGAAAATGTCCATCGGCTTCTACATGGGCACCTTGGTCATTCTCTTCAGTGTGCTCATTCACCCGGTAATTGAGCGATGGAACAAGCCCCGGCAGCGCCAGCCGGAGCCTGTGGAGGCCGTTATATAG
- the atpC gene encoding ATP synthase F1 subunit epsilon, whose translation MHLEIITPDRKVFEGEVLSAQFPGTDGLFEVLNNHAPLISALKAGEVVVNGGAGRESFRIEGGVVEVLRNNVIVLAEGASV comes from the coding sequence ATGCATCTGGAAATTATCACGCCGGACCGGAAAGTATTTGAAGGCGAAGTTTTGTCGGCTCAGTTTCCGGGTACCGATGGACTGTTTGAAGTTCTGAACAACCACGCACCGCTTATCTCGGCCCTAAAGGCTGGTGAAGTAGTAGTGAATGGTGGCGCCGGCCGCGAGTCGTTCCGTATTGAGGGCGGCGTGGTTGAGGTGCTTCGCAACAACGTTATCGTGCTGGCTGAAGGCGCTTCGGTGTAA
- a CDS encoding sugar transferase, with the protein MSTAPSASWYARYGKRLLDVAVAAPLLLLSLPLLLPVALALAAQNQGAWLFRQRRPGLAGQVFTLYKLQTMTSHRDALGQLLPDADRLTRLGRWVRATSLDELPQLWNVLRGDISLVGPRPLLEQYLPLYSREQARRHEVRPGITGWAQINGRNAISWEQKFVFDVWYVDHLSFWLDLRILWRTASRVLGASGITAPGQATTTAFTGSSTSSDPPSA; encoded by the coding sequence ATGTCTACTGCCCCATCTGCTTCCTGGTACGCCCGTTACGGCAAGCGCCTGCTCGATGTAGCTGTGGCGGCTCCGTTGCTGCTGCTGAGCCTGCCGTTGCTGCTGCCGGTAGCGCTGGCACTGGCCGCACAGAACCAGGGTGCCTGGCTATTTCGCCAGCGTAGGCCAGGGTTGGCCGGACAGGTTTTCACCTTGTACAAGCTCCAGACCATGACCTCCCACCGAGATGCGCTAGGCCAGTTGCTACCCGATGCGGACCGCCTCACCCGGCTCGGCCGCTGGGTGCGGGCTACGTCCCTGGATGAGCTGCCTCAACTCTGGAACGTGCTTCGCGGCGACATTAGCTTAGTGGGCCCTAGGCCACTACTGGAGCAGTATTTGCCCCTGTACTCCCGTGAGCAAGCCCGGCGCCATGAGGTCCGGCCGGGTATTACGGGCTGGGCCCAGATAAACGGCCGCAACGCCATTTCCTGGGAGCAAAAGTTTGTGTTCGATGTCTGGTACGTGGATCACCTCAGCTTCTGGCTCGATTTGCGTATCCTATGGCGCACTGCCTCGCGGGTGCTCGGCGCTTCGGGCATCACGGCCCCAGGCCAGGCCACCACCACCGCTTTCACCGGCTCCTCTACTTCATCTGATCCTCCCTCCGCATGA
- a CDS encoding DegT/DnrJ/EryC1/StrS family aminotransferase: MRSQDYDRIFLSPPHLGRHELNYLHKAIEDNWVAPAGPNLDGFERDICDFTGAGHCVALTSGTAAIHLGLRLLGVGPGDEVLCPSFTFVATANPILYLGGTPVFVDSEADTWNICPQRLREAIEDRIRKGRKPKALLLVHLYGMPAKVREVLEIATEFDIPILEDAAEALGARYDGRPLGTFGAVGVFSFNGNKILTTSGGGALVTNSQEWAQKTRYWATQAKDPAPYYQHSDVGYNYRLSNLLAGIGRGQMELLEDRVKKRRETYLWYKINLQSVPGLTLSQTEPAGGRSNRWLTTLLLDPAQTATTPEQLRLHLESHNIESRPLWKPLHLQPLFATAPMYGGSACEELFAQGLCLPSGTAMTEADLQRIAEAIKAAVKPTATT, encoded by the coding sequence ATGCGCAGTCAGGATTACGACCGGATTTTTCTTTCCCCACCCCACCTCGGCCGCCACGAGTTAAACTACCTGCACAAAGCCATTGAGGACAACTGGGTAGCCCCCGCCGGCCCAAATCTCGATGGCTTCGAGCGAGACATCTGCGACTTTACCGGCGCTGGTCACTGTGTGGCGCTTACCTCAGGTACAGCGGCTATCCACTTGGGCTTGCGGCTGCTGGGCGTGGGCCCCGGAGATGAAGTGCTCTGCCCTTCCTTCACGTTCGTAGCCACGGCTAACCCCATCCTGTATTTAGGCGGCACTCCTGTTTTTGTTGACAGCGAGGCCGATACCTGGAATATATGTCCTCAGCGGCTTCGCGAGGCTATTGAAGACCGTATCCGGAAGGGCCGCAAGCCTAAAGCTCTGCTTCTGGTGCACCTCTACGGTATGCCCGCCAAAGTGCGCGAGGTACTGGAAATAGCCACTGAATTCGATATTCCGATTCTGGAAGACGCCGCCGAGGCTCTCGGCGCCCGCTACGACGGCCGCCCTTTAGGCACCTTTGGCGCGGTGGGGGTCTTCTCTTTCAACGGCAACAAAATACTCACCACGAGTGGGGGCGGTGCCTTGGTTACCAACAGCCAGGAGTGGGCACAAAAAACTAGGTATTGGGCCACACAAGCCAAAGACCCGGCACCGTATTACCAGCACTCCGACGTAGGCTACAACTACCGTCTCAGCAATCTGCTGGCGGGCATTGGTCGGGGGCAAATGGAGCTGCTGGAAGACCGGGTAAAAAAACGCCGCGAAACGTACCTGTGGTATAAAATTAACTTGCAGTCCGTACCCGGTTTAACGCTTAGTCAGACGGAGCCCGCCGGGGGCCGCTCGAACCGTTGGCTTACTACCCTACTCCTTGACCCGGCGCAAACTGCTACCACTCCAGAGCAGCTACGGCTGCACTTAGAGTCTCACAATATTGAGAGCCGGCCGCTGTGGAAGCCTCTGCACCTGCAGCCACTTTTCGCAACGGCTCCTATGTATGGTGGCAGTGCGTGCGAAGAGCTATTCGCCCAAGGCTTGTGCTTGCCATCTGGCACTGCCATGACAGAAGCGGATCTGCAGCGCATAGCTGAGGCCATTAAAGCGGCTGTAAAGCCTACTGCTACCACCTGA
- a CDS encoding trans-sulfuration enzyme family protein, giving the protein MEIHPKITPIYQTSVFKFDDLNELEQYFGEPGSRYMYSRNGNPNSDELAAAVNRLEGGAGAIATGSGMAAIFAALLAFCQAGDHVLCAADIYGGSSSLLNAELSRMGITVTYVPFEKLYDVGQYVQPTTRVMLAETLSNPLLRVADLRRLATECHEHKLKLVVDNTFASPILTQPIGLGADITLHSVTKYISGHSDVTAGVVVAADAEVAARLKQIGVVYGLTLSPMESWLAVRGLKTLRLRMREHSHNALAIAQFLQQHPAVRAVYYPGLADHLQHALAQEQGGGLFGGMMSIKLADDPEVVNRFMQRCQRWPFAPSLAGVDSSLSYPLGTSHRYLTPEQQEELGISVGVIRLSIGIEPVEELIADLKQALES; this is encoded by the coding sequence ATGGAAATCCACCCCAAAATTACCCCTATCTATCAGACCTCTGTTTTCAAGTTTGATGATCTTAATGAGCTGGAACAATACTTTGGAGAGCCCGGGAGCCGGTACATGTATTCGCGCAACGGCAACCCCAACTCCGATGAGTTGGCGGCGGCTGTAAACCGGTTAGAGGGTGGTGCAGGAGCTATTGCTACGGGGTCGGGTATGGCCGCCATTTTTGCGGCGCTGCTGGCGTTCTGCCAGGCCGGCGACCATGTGCTCTGCGCGGCCGATATCTACGGGGGCTCCTCGAGCCTGCTGAATGCGGAACTGAGCCGCATGGGTATCACGGTAACGTACGTGCCATTTGAAAAGCTCTACGACGTAGGCCAGTACGTGCAGCCTACCACGCGCGTGATGCTGGCGGAGACGCTGAGTAACCCGCTACTGCGCGTAGCTGATTTGCGCCGCCTGGCTACTGAGTGCCACGAGCATAAGCTGAAGCTGGTGGTAGATAACACCTTTGCCTCACCCATCTTAACGCAGCCGATAGGCCTAGGGGCAGACATTACGCTGCACAGCGTAACCAAGTACATTTCGGGCCACTCTGATGTGACGGCTGGCGTAGTGGTGGCGGCTGATGCGGAAGTGGCAGCCCGCCTCAAACAGATTGGTGTGGTGTACGGCCTCACGCTGAGCCCTATGGAGAGCTGGCTGGCGGTGCGCGGACTCAAGACTCTGCGCCTGCGCATGCGGGAGCACAGCCACAATGCCCTAGCCATTGCGCAATTTCTGCAGCAGCACCCAGCTGTGCGGGCCGTGTATTACCCTGGCCTAGCCGACCATCTGCAGCACGCGCTGGCTCAGGAGCAGGGCGGCGGTCTGTTTGGTGGCATGATGTCCATAAAGCTGGCCGACGATCCGGAGGTGGTAAACCGGTTTATGCAGCGGTGTCAGCGGTGGCCCTTCGCGCCTTCGCTGGCCGGAGTAGACTCCTCCTTGTCATACCCGCTCGGGACCTCGCACCGATACCTTACTCCAGAGCAGCAGGAAGAGCTGGGTATCAGCGTTGGCGTGATTCGCCTGTCTATCGGCATTGAGCCAGTAGAAGAATTGATAGCGGATCTAAAGCAGGCGCTGGAAAGCTAG
- a CDS encoding acetyltransferase, producing the protein MSHAQLPSHTTSEATGLPATAGLPRLVIVGAGGLGREVLVLARQINEARLTWDIQGFYDDRVPATPTIHGLPYLGSSADLNATIEPAHVVIAVGNGQSRAAVAARLTSPRLTFATLVHPGVACQPYQQLQFGPGCIISQGCVLTCDIRLGYHVLLNLGCTIGHDAVLEDFCSLMPHANVGGEAYLERGVYLGTNATVINQVRIGARTIIGAGAVAVRDLPADCTAVGVPAHAIKQHK; encoded by the coding sequence ATGAGCCACGCCCAGCTCCCTTCCCATACCACTTCAGAAGCAACCGGCTTGCCAGCCACGGCAGGTTTACCGCGCCTGGTAATTGTGGGCGCTGGTGGCCTAGGCCGGGAAGTGCTGGTGCTGGCGCGTCAAATCAATGAAGCCCGCTTAACCTGGGACATCCAAGGATTCTATGACGACCGGGTACCAGCCACTCCTACCATTCACGGGCTTCCTTATTTAGGCTCCAGCGCTGATTTGAACGCTACCATTGAGCCGGCGCACGTCGTTATTGCCGTAGGTAATGGGCAAAGCCGAGCTGCCGTAGCGGCCCGGCTCACCTCGCCCCGGCTCACCTTCGCTACCCTCGTCCATCCGGGGGTGGCCTGCCAGCCGTACCAACAGCTCCAGTTTGGGCCAGGGTGCATCATCAGTCAGGGCTGCGTACTTACCTGCGACATCCGGCTTGGTTACCATGTACTGCTTAACCTCGGCTGCACCATTGGCCACGACGCCGTGCTGGAAGACTTCTGCTCCCTTATGCCCCACGCCAATGTGGGCGGCGAGGCTTATCTGGAGCGCGGCGTGTACTTGGGCACCAATGCCACGGTTATCAATCAAGTGCGCATTGGGGCCCGCACCATCATTGGAGCCGGTGCTGTAGCCGTCCGTGACTTGCCCGCTGACTGTACAGCGGTGGGAGTTCCGGCGCATGCCATTAAGCAACATAAGTAG